A region of Necator americanus strain Aroian chromosome I, whole genome shotgun sequence DNA encodes the following proteins:
- a CDS encoding hypothetical protein (NECATOR_CHRI.G1688.T2) gives MTIKTVVLIGLAPLCAAILGVQKNELRSADLLDGLWTFVRERSNSDDVGLKAAWYALDLTKFLNATVMPVPAAFNDLSADAELRDHVGWVWYQTSVIIPERDIGQRIALRFGSVNYYAKVYFNSKEVGSHVGGHLPFEFEVTHLALVGRENKITVAVNNTLSWATIPQGDFNYMRDSTRNISGRNISRTPEGAFKNIGNFDFFNYAGILRSVHLLKLPQSHIVDVRILAEHLGSFSYEVVLSQNRSDEDVFVRMYDPDGTMVYSARGLEQKGALSVVRPWWPRGMGSPELYTLEVELIVPLEQLRLDVYRQKFGFRTVDWTKTQILINEKPFYCLGFGMHEDFEIHGRGYNPVVMTKDLNLLEWMGGNCYRTTHYPYAEERMAESDRRGIAVVVETPAVGLKGFSKENNLLHLKMLEELIERDKSHPSAIMWSLANEPRTEKKESRAYFKNLVDYAHALDKTRPVTIVYGPTNFDNDQTADLLDVISVNRYYGWYIDMGQLDWINQSVYWDIAQWSERYKRPIMVTEYGADSLPGLNQEPSVDFSEQYQNDLIVRTHHAFDALRKDHHLAGEMIWNFADFMTGMTTTRAVGNHKGVFTRSRQAKMAAYTLRTRYLSLFNQTNLELWK, from the exons ATGACCATCAAAACCGTAGTGCTCATTGGTCTGGCCCCTCTCTGTGCAGCTATCTTGGGTGTCCAG aaaaatgagCTGCGTTCGGCCGACCTCTTAGACGGGTTGTGGACTTTCGTTAGGGAACGAAGTAATAGTGATGATGTTGGCTTAAAGGCTGCATGGTATGCTCTGGACTTGACGAAGTTTTTA AACGCTACAGTAATGCCAGTGCCAGCCGCCTTCAACGACCTGTCCGCAGACGCAGAACTGCGCGATCATGTCGGATGGGTGTGGTACCAGACTTCGGTGATCATCCCTGAACGCGATATCGGGCAACGAATAGCTTTACGATTTGGAAGCGTTAATTACTACGCAAAAGTG TACTTTAACTCGAAAGAGGTGGGATCTCATGTCGGCGGACATTTGCCGTTCGAATTCGAAGTGACTCACTTAGCGTTGGTTGGTAGGGAGAATAAG ATTACGGTAGCCGTGAATAACACTCTCTCATGGGCAACTATCCCACAAGGAGACTTTAATTATATGCGCGATAGTACCCGGAATATTAGTGGTAGAAAT ATTTCTCGAACACCGGAAGGCGCATTCAAGAACATAGGaaactttgatttcttcaattaTGCGGGTATCCTGAGATCAGTGCATCTGCTGAAGCTGCCACAAAGTCACATTGTTgatgtaaggatcctcgcggAACATTTGG GATCATTCTCCTACGAAGTCGTACTAAGTCAAAATCGATCAGATGAGGATGTTTTTGTACGGATGTACGATCCTGACGGGACTATG GTCTACTCTGCAAGAGGTCTCGAACAGAAAGGTGCACTGTCGGTTGTGAGACCATGGTGGCCAAGGGGAATGGGTTCTCCAGAATTGTACACATTGGAG GTAGAACTGATTGTTCCATTAGAGCAATTGCGCTTAGACGTCTATCGACAGAAGTTTGGCTTTCGCACCGTGGACTGGACAAAGACACAAATTCTCATCAACGAGAAACCGTTCTACTGTCTCGGATTCGGCATGCACGAAGATTTTGAG ATCCACGGGCGTGGTTACAACCCAGTAGTGATGACAAAAGATCTGAACCTACTCGAATGGATGGGCGGTAATTGTTATCGCACCACACATTACCCGTATGCGGAAGAACGAATGGCTGAAAGCGATCGTCGTGGAATCGCTGTTGTTGTGGAGACACCGGCTGTGGGTCTGAA AGGTTTCTCGAAGGAAAATAATCTGTtgcatttgaaaatgttggaGGAGCTAATCGAGCGGGACAAATCTCATCCATCGGCGATAATGTGGAGCTTGGCAAACGAACCAAGAACTGAGAAAAAGGAATCCAGGGCCTATTTcaa GAATCTCGTCGATTACGCCCATGCACTTGATAAAACTCGTCCAGTAACTATTGTTTACGGCCCTACAAACTTTGACAACGATCAAACG GCGGATCTACTCGATGTAATCAGTGTGAACCGCTATTACGGCTGGTACATCGATATGGGCCAACTGGACTGGATCAATCAAAGCGTCTATTGGGACATCGCGCAATGGTCGGAGAGGTATAAACGACCAATAATGGTAACCGAGTACGGAGCGGATAGTTTGCCGGGATTGAATCAG GAACCGTCGGTAGACTTTTCGGAGCAATATCAGAATGATCTCATTGTACGAACACATCACGCGTTCGACGCTCTACGCAAAGATCATCACCTCGCTGGCGAGATGATTTGGAACTTCGCGGATTTTATGACCGGCATGA